A region from the Papaver somniferum cultivar HN1 unplaced genomic scaffold, ASM357369v1 unplaced-scaffold_22, whole genome shotgun sequence genome encodes:
- the LOC113340559 gene encoding BURP domain-containing protein 3-like, which translates to MNLTFVVTTASGTTFLPQKLSKVTPFSSNKMPEILNQFAISPNSEEAEIINEIIIDCEEPAIENEEKYCATSLESMVEYVTSKFGKNVNVLTTEISSDKAQRTGSKKQQYVVSSGVRKIVSDNLVACHSLPYPYAVFFCHATSAHTTQAYVVPLVGADGTKIKATTVCHKETSKWDPDHVAFQVLKVKPGTIVPICHFLGEDNIVWAGKNEEN; encoded by the coding sequence ATGAACTTGACATTTGTTGTAACTACTGCTAGTGGGACTACTTTCTTACCACAAAAGCTGTCTAAGGTGACTCCATTCTCCTCCAATAAGATGCCAGAAATCTTGAACCAATTTGCTATTAGTCCAAACTCAGAAGAAGCTGAAATTATCAATGAAATCATCATCGATTGTGAAGAACCAGCTATTGAAAATGAAGAAAAGTACTGTGCAACTTCATTGGAATCAATGGTTGAGTACGTTACTTCCAAATTCGGCAAAAATGTTAATGTATTGACCACGGAAATTTCCAGTGATAAAGCGCAGAGAACGGGATCGAAGAAGCAACAATATGTAGTAAGCTCGGGAGTAAGGAAAATAGTTAGTGATAACTTGGTTGCGTGCCATAGCCTGCCTTACCCGTACGCAGTTTTCTTCTGCCATGCAACTTCAGCACATACAACACAAGCTTATGTGGTCCCTTTGGTCGGTGCGGATGGGACGAAAATCAAAGCCACGACCGTTTGTCACAAAGAAACCTCAAAATGGGACCCTGACCATGTAGCTTTCCAAGTCCTCAAGGTTAAGCCTGGTACTATTGTTCCAATTTGTCACTTCCTTGGGGAAGATAATATCGTCTGGGCCGGCAagaatgaagaaaattga
- the LOC113340503 gene encoding uncharacterized protein LOC113340503, translating into MELLLLLLISASYLLCCTQVGVVGNQDAAPLPSEIFWKQKLPNTRMPAILHELLHPAADQQGKPSTRTNTISTQPNFQKYSKRPPLQQLSISDYTKKLKSRQLLPASRQNHHSK; encoded by the exons ATGGAattgcttcttcttctgctcATTTCTGCTTCTTATCTCTTG TGTTGCACGCAGGTTGGAGTTGTAGGAAACCAAGATGCTGCTCCTCTTCCTTCTGAAATCTTCTGGAAACAAAAGTTGCCAAACACTCGTATGCCAGCTATACTTCACGAGCTGTTGCATCCGGCAGCTG ATCAACAAGGAAAGCCATCGACGCGCACAAACACTATTTCGACACAGCCAAACTTCCAAAAATACTCAAAAAGgccgcctttgcaacagttaagCATCAGCGACTACACAAAAAAGTTAAAATCTCGACAACTACTCCCAGCATCTCGGCAAAATCACCATTCCAAATGA
- the LOC113340682 gene encoding protein NRT1/ PTR FAMILY 5.2-like, with product MVVTNAAAVVDERGVQHRKEEEYTEDGTVDLKGRPVLRSKGGRWKACYFIVAYEAFERLSFYGISSNLIIYLSQNLHQGTVSSSNNVTNWVATTWMTPIIGAFIADAYLGRYWTFLVASAIYLLGMILLTLSVSVPGLKPPTCGHGIAAKDCTLQASKFQVGIFYAALYIIAVGTGGTKPNISTMGADQFDDSEPNERKLKLSFFNWWSFSIFIGTLGANTFLVIIQDKVGWGLGFGVPTVGIAIAIIIFLIGTPFYRHKPATGSPFAKMYNVMIAAFQKRKVPYPSDPKELHEVSLDEYTKGKIRVEHTNSIRILDKAAIKTNNKAHKLCTVTQVEEIKQLMKMLPVLVTTFIPSVMYAQINTLFVKQGTTLDRRMGPHFNLPPACMTAVVTTTMLISLVVYDRCIVPFIKRYTKNPRGLSLLQRMGIGYCFHVLVMSAAALSDRKRLSVAMERGTISKDETIPLTIFILLPQAILMGIADALVLVSQLEFFYDQAPEGMKSLGSSYYSTSMGVGNFLSSFILSTVSKLTKKSENEGWIVDNLNVSHIDNYYWFFTGLNVLNLIAFLIVAKFYVYRADTTELKANDMQPGAEMQDATVLSIEK from the exons ATGGTAGTGACTAATGCAGCAGCAGTGGTAGATGAAAGAGGTGTGCAACATAGGAAAGAAGAAGAGTATACAGAAGACGGTACTGTGGATCTCAAGGGAAGACCTGTTCTTCGATCTAAAGGTGGGAGATGGAAAGCTTGTTATTTCATTGTAGCTTACGAGGCATTCGAAAGGTTGTCATTTTATGGTATCTCCTCAAATTTAATTATATATTTATCGCAAAATCTCCACCAAGGCACTGTGAGTTCATCGAATAATGTCACTAATTGGGTTGCTACTACATGGATGACACCAATTATTGGTGCATTTATTGCTGATGCTTATTTGGGTCGGTATTGGACTTTCCTCGTCGCATCTGCCATTTATCTCTTG GGAATGATCCTACTTACTCTGTCAGTTTCAGTGCCTGGATTGAAGCCACCTACATGTGGACATGGGATAGCTGCAAAAGATTGTACCTTACAAGCTTCTAAATTTCAAGTTGGCATCTTTTATGCAGCACTCTACATAATTGCAGTAGGAACCGGTGGGACTAAGCCCAACATATCCACAATGGGAGCGGATCAGTTCGATGATTCAGAGCCTAATGAAAGAAAATTAAAGTTATCTTTTTTCAATTGGTGGAGTTTTAGCATTTTCATTGGAACTCTTGGAGCAAACACATTCCTCGTAATTATACAAGACAAAGTAGGCTGGGGATTGGGATTCGGCGTACCGACAGTTGGAATAGCTATTGctattataatcttcttgattGGGACCCCATTTTATAGGCACAAACCTGCCACTGGCAGTCCATTTGCTAAAATGTATAACGTTATGATTGCAGCCTTCCAGAAACGAAAAGTACCATATCCTAGTGACCCTAAAGAACTTCATGAGGTAAGCTTAGATGAGTACACCAAGGGAAAAATCAGAGTCGAACATACCAATTCGATAAG GATACTTGATAAGGCTGCTATAAAGACTAACAACAAAGCACATAAACTCTGCAcggtgacccaagtggaagaaATCAAACAACTAATGAAAATGCTACCGGTTCTAGTCACAACTTTCATACCTAGTGTCATGTACGCACAGATAAACACCCTTTTTGTCAAACAAGGCACAACTCTAGATAGGAGAATGGGTCCGCATTTCAATTTGCCTCCAGCATGTATGACAGCAGTCGTGACAACTACCATGTTGATAAGTCTCGTGGTGTACGATCGTTGCATCGTGCCATTCATTAAACGATACACAAAAAATCCAAGAGGATTATCTTTGTTGCAGAGAATGGGAATCGGCTATTGTTTCCACGTCCTTGTCATGTCGGCTGCTGCTCTAAGTGACCGAAAGAGATTGAGTGTAGCAATGGAGCGCGGGACTATATCTAAAGATGAAACCATCCCTTTAACTATATTTATACTTCTTCCACAAGCTATATTAATGGGTATTGCTGATGCTTTGGTGTTAGTTTCGCAACTCGAGTTCTTCTATGACCAAGCACCAGAAGGAATGAAAAGCCTCGGAAGTTCGTATTATTCTACTAGTATGGGAGTCGGAAATTTCCTTAGTAGCTTCATCTTATCCACAGTGTCAAAACTTACAAAGAAGAGTGAAAACGAAGGGTGGATAGTTGATAATTTGAACGTGTCACATATTGATAACTACTACTGGTTTTTTACAGGATTAAATGTGCTCAATCTAATTGCTTTTTTGATCGTTGCCAAGTTTTATGTCTATAGAGCTGACACAACGGAGTTGAAAGCCAACGATATGCAACCAGGCGCGGAGATGCAGGACGCTACTGTTCTTTCGATAGAAAAATAA